In Plasmodium chabaudi chabaudi strain AS genome assembly, chromosome: 9, the sequence tatttttttattaataaataataatttatataatccgtttacttaaaaaataataatgaaccAATACAAAATGCATACATGCTTATGAAagttatgaaaaaaagcGACAACAAAagatactttttttattttgatgtaataacaaatatatttaagttggtataaataaaaaaactatatatatattattattaatgtaactttttaattataactataaaatataatcattCCCTAGAAAGAACTGTTATTAATAGATATAACACTTTTATAACTATTAATGACTTATGGtattaattatacataataaaaaaaaaataaaaacatatacatcttttttttatttaataaagcaataaacattttatttaccttAAAATTATTGTCTCCAATTAATAACATATTGCTAAAGTTTATGATACAATTTTAACCGTAAACCTTACAAACATCTATAAAaggttaattttttcacattatgtgtttataatttatattattatcacaattgaatcaatatatatactatcaTATTTAGcataaattaacaaaataaaaacgatTCAAAAtagtagaaaaaaaattgaatcgatatttttacatactctcaaaatatatatgatagtGTTTTTAAGGGTTATCTTTGTAgcattttaaattatcaagACGTAAGAAAACAAATGTGTTTaacacattttattatttaatatttgtcgatatattataaaccCCAAAGCGCATTATGCTAtatttgttcataaaaatgcacgttatatagaatatccaaaaaataaacttcttaaagatatatttgcattattatataaaatggatTGAATTAAGCTTAAGTAATATTGTTAATTAAGAACAAAGATAACTAAACACaaaatagtaaataaaatgcataATAAATGGTTTTTCTCTATGCTTTGCATTTTTGGTTTAGGGTTAtattgaattatatatatcataatttattattttatcaaatttttattatacatatatgtttaatttAACACCATAGATTCTCAATACCGTTCTGCAATGGtagcaaaataaaataaataaactgttatcttatattttttatatttatgttatactttatatgattttttctattaatCCATAcgaaattgttttttaaagcTCCCACAGTTTTAAATAGTTTATTACAatgttacatatatatatatatgcataaaatatattggtattacatgttttaaatagcaatataaaaaatgattacgTATAATGTAACATTTGCATTaatcattttaataatttcattACTATAAATGGCACTAAGATCAAATATCacttacaaataaaaaaatatatcacgGTACTATTTGCAAAAACGACATATCACAGcttatttttactataaAGGACACAAATAACATCACACATATgcacaatatattttttaatattaataatatggcactttttttaaaataaaaaaaaatatattaataaaaggaAACGGACggaaaaatgaaatgcTTTTTCAAAGTGATTTTggtattaaataattttactgTGGTAAcgcaaatatatattctctGGATTTGAATTTCAAATAATGgcactttttaataaatccaatataatattttatatatatggtatataaaaattaaaataaactgCTCAAAAAAGGCCAGTTAATAACAcaaaacaatttaaatgcctcgaattattttcatcttatcaacttttttaattatattaattatatcgATTAACTTTTACAGTGATGAAATATACTTGAATTTTTGGTTTATTGTCATAATATGATATgaaaaagtataatatCAATCAGAGACTATAATTAGTGTGGTGCTGGTGATTAGGCTTTTGGAGCATTAGCTGGTGCTGGTTTTGAGGCAGGTTCTGCATTGGGGGGTGCGCGTGGAACAAATAAGGGTTTTGATTTATCTGATGGTAATTTTTTACCCTTTCCTTTCTTTTTAAGATGCATTACACCAAAAGTGGTACCAGCTGCTGCTAATGCTAATGTTGTAATTAATGTAGCTAAAAATGCAgctttgttatttttaatttttttagcaAGAGAATTTCCATTTGCTGGTTTAGCTTcaacataattattaaatccTGGGACGAAAACGTTTATGGCCAATAAAAAggcaataaaatataatgcttttgttaatttcattttcgtaaaattaagtaaaaaaattataatataataattttaataatagcaaaaaaatataataaatatattaagcaaattaatataattacaaGAGTTTATTATAGCAATaggataaaaaataaaatacaataaatattaagtatcaatatttaaagtttataaaattaaaaaatattttttaaaggataaaaaaaaattatgatatttattctataaatatttttttaattatatacttaaataaaaatttaatatttttttttgaaacgACGACatagaaatatattcttaatatatcattatttgctagctttattaacatttattattttttttttttcttaattgCAATTTTATTGATACATTCCacgtattattttttgggtTGCATgctaaataatatgatacTGCATTATCAATCGCACAAATTTATaggtttttttatataattactaTCGGgacaatttatattattctaaagctaatatattaaattataatagttAGTgaatttgcatatttttttgataacaatacaaaaattttaagatagaagaaataattaagaaaaacaacgcttatacaaaaattgcatgcaaataataaataatgtttattgtatgtatttaataattaaatattctttatataaattgttgttattaaactttttcttgcaataaataaaaaaagtattttaataaggcaaggcatttttaaaaatactgTATTCACGCTTgttattgaaaaattaatttataactaactaaatattatatataatggaatatttataatatacaattattagcattttttgaaatattccaatttattatcatttcttTTGAAAGCACGTAATTCATAATATCTCTCATTGAATTTATAgtgataataaatgattaatataataacataacattattataatgatatagtatatataataaattaaacaaataagacaaaaaaatgaattataataGTTAAAAGGTTGTggttttcctttttaaataataataatgattactattgtttatatatatacatatttattatgacATGTTTAAtagttttattaaattaatatggGGAGCATTTTACaataatatgtaaaaataaaaatacgtaaaaatataaagaaaaactGTCAGTAAACGAACaaataagtaaatatatatacagttaatatataaatacaacaCTTTTATCAAATTGTTGTCCCtactatattaaataaatatgaatgcATTATAAGCTGTGCGCATATTTGTAATTTCGGGTTTATGTTCAGGGCTTTTATTCGAGCACGTCCCCTGATTTTGTTTTGGCGAATTTTTTagtatttaataatattgattgtatatgcaatattattatttacatatgtaataaaataccGGTTGTGCttgatttttatgaattgtattaaaataattataaagacttattttttttttacatattcatttaaCATCAATAAATGTTTATCACATACACCCAAAATACAAAAACTCTGGCAAtataattgttattttcaCCACGCAcccataaatttttttattttacaaatatgatataaGTTTTcacattaaataatgaatatttgaaaatatcgAGCAATTGTTTGTAATTTATTAGATAAAAAAACTGCTTTTAGCGATACATTGTTTCTGCAGACACTTTATTTGGTTTATAAAAAACCGTAATGCTAGTTGGTGCGAAACGAACAAACAATGAGAATGTATAGGGTTCAGGTTTAGAGTTGTATTTTTGGGAATCTGTATTTTGGGTTAGGGTTCTGTACTATGTGTTATAGTTTCGCTCGatgaatatatgttttaagtTTGGGTTCAAGGTATAttgtaatttaattttttataatttgataatatttattggtCTGAAAATGttgattaaatatatgtgccATCCCCTATGTTTAATATCGGGATGatgcataaatatgcaaCAAAAAGAGTGGAATAAccattattatgaaaaggTGTGAATaccattttttcataagttataatatatataattgagTGTTCATATCgattttatatgattaaaataaaatgtctATATTGcacatattaatatagaaattgggtatatatatgaagtCGTATTATGCTATATCATAATTGTCTATTACATATAGCATGCTAATCAAGGACTATATTGGATTATGCATAGCAcgatatatttctttattgggtgagatattttatttagtaaaatttattatttgtatcacaattattttaatttaaattaaattacgCCAATTGGACTGTAATAATAGCGTTATATATGAGggcataaattataataaaattaattttgaaTGTTCATCCACAtcacaatatatattcatgttAATATGTGTGTTTTTAAGATTAATTAAGCATATTaccaatatataatagatagtcataaaatatgcatgcCAGAAATATTGATCAAGAACCAACAATATAACATTgtctataaaatattattatgtatctaacatttttaataacacataaaaaatttaactatgcatagaatattttttacgtTTAATTGGAattactattatatttttgtatgcTCTTTACAtttgtattaaaattaaattagtATTAATGGAAGTTGCTTTATACgctttaatttatttatcttACGGTATAATAATAGATTAATATCTATTCATTTTGAAATTTTACAGTTTTGaggtataaatatattatatttaaagtagataatataattgaatataagaatattaataaaatttaatgttataatttgttctaataattataaataatatgatagaTAGaactataattattatattcctACACACATAAACTAGTAAAAAACATtactaataaataatattgaaatactattttattgtgaaaacttcatataattaaacaCTAATTTGATCAAGAAGgagataataattatttttatttgagataataacatttttattaggttattatatatacaaacattcatttttataatttaaatatattgttattgcgaaataatatatgtgttCTAAAATGCTATACTTTAAAACAATGGGACAAGGAAAATTACTATTTAGTTtaaagtatttttattaaacgCATTAATTATTCCGTTGTATTATACAGTGATATAACAGGAAACaacaatgataaaaattgataaacTATAAGTTTATAAAGTATCAAACATGTTATCAAATGagcatttaaattatactaatgtcttattttataaaaatatgcaaaaaatatactttaGGGTAAATCTGCTGCATAAacttatttgtttataattaaaataatgcatTTTGTACGAAGACTGTCactatttgaaaaaaaaaacataaatacaCAAATTTTAGCAATTGTATATCTACATCATTGATggtatcatttattatatatttatatgatgatgtatgtatataaattagtgcattagtttatttatattttaaatttttaaaatgattttgatatattaaatataatggttcaaataaacaaaaaatattcaaaacacatatatacatttttatgtatttaaaataaaatatattatttatttgttattatttatattaaagtaaaaataagatattaaattttgttaacTTGCAATAGCGggattataaatttgtggTTGCTTTAAAATAGGAGCaacatacatttttattataatatactttataaatataaaataatttgtttatattaattaaattaaacaatttgtaatattaaataatagaattattgttttacagcaataataaataaaaaaaactgaaaaggaatataacatatacattatttaaagCATCTGCTtagaaaaacaatttttattattaaaaaaatgaataaaaggATATTTAGTTTAGTTTGTATCGTCTTGTATATCCTTTTGGGTGCATCAATACATTGCTCGGAGCAGAAAGTAAGTTtccaaaacaaaatataaactaatatatagaaaattatacaGTAATTGTTATTTGCATGTTGTgacgtatatatattgtatatttattccgTTGCATTATTGATCTAAGGAATCTAGCGTAAGAGTTTTTTTTCGTGTTAccaaaaaaacaaacaaaaGTACGGAAAAGAATGGTATAGAATCTAAATGTGAAActcaattaaataataacaataataacagtcctaaaaatgaagacaaaaaaataaaaaatagaaaattaaTCATCTATTACGATGAAAAAACGAACCTTTGGGGGTATGGTTGTTGTGGTTTGTggtatttatttgattgatattattataccccccatttctatatttatgtgtTAATATTTGATGCTTATAATTGATTGTGTAaatgttaaaataaatacaatttataataaaaaaaatgttaataggagaattatatatttacttacATTAGAAATTGTTtgattttttcatattattgtatataatttgcaAAAGAACATTtcgaaaataattaataaatgaaataagaTTGATTTGTTTGCTAtagttataatatttattatttgtatgcGTATgatttcatattatatacatatgtttacattttatgtgtatatttataaaataaataattgtacatttttaatgtatattatgtcttacgatttatttttatgtttgttctattattgatattttacaaatatatttgtaccaaaaaatatttaaaaaacaaagtagcattatgtaaaataatttaaaacaagCATATCCCATGAAATAAGctcattttattaatataagtatcaaattaaaaaaaaaaaataatttggaAATGCATTTATTCCTCTTCAAAAATATCCCTTATTTTGACAATATCTAAAATTTTGTTGTATACAGCATTTCTAATTATGGAATTTaggacaaaaaaataagtatttGCATCAATctgagaaaaaaaacaaaaagttaataaatatgtaaaacgcttcatttttattatgaattaatagatatattaaaaatgtgcgcatttatatagaaagtacatattttttataatggcaaaataaaactatattacgaaaatttttatattgcttACAGAGATGAGATAGGTAATTTTAACGCAGTCGGGTTCCtttttaatgataaatCCTACTAAGTTAATATACGTTTTAGataattttccttttttaatatcttcTTCAGAGTCAATTTCAGGCGTGAATGAGTTTGCACTTTCTACAATaggatttatataatttttactattttttctatcatgatcatttatatttgatgAAACCAAGGCTATTGCAGTTGTGTCTTCTGATaactataaattaataaaaagcatattttcataaattaggatataattatatgaaaaaaagtatatctAGAAGGATGAagagaatattttttccttacTTGAGCTTTTCCGGCTAATGCATTATAATGTCCATCCCATCTAAAACCAGTACTGTGACGTTGCTCTATAATCcctaaatttttattgtatattcGAAAAATGCTTcctacaaaaaattataattttgtatgcatacaaaataaagcattattaaatttaataaaataaaaaagattaGATAACAAATTGGGAATTGACAATAACAAGACAAGAAATACGTCATAAATATTGATAGCCgcattaaataaattaattatatacctttaataaatgaatcaTCGAAGTACTTTGCGCCACTGGGATCCCATATcatgtttattatatcatcatactaataataacaaaaaaacatatttatatattaacaattatatttttttattttaaaataaattcatgaattaaaaattattgctTGTTAATTCATACACAATTGGGGTTGAGGATTGTAAGTTCAAGCTTTCCAATATCAGTGCCATTAAAATTcttaaaatgtataattgCTCTATCATCTACCTtagaatataaatagtaatCATCTGTATGTTTGGCATGATCTTGTAGATGAACTAAAGCTTCTGCCATAACGTTTTCTGCTTGTTTAGTTTCTTCAGGGTCGGTACATAATAGAtgttcattttcttcaggGTTGGGATGCAATCGTTGTTCATATTCTTCAGGGTCGGTAGATAATTTGGGGTGAACTTCTTCAGAATCAGCAGTTAGTAGTTGTTCACTTTCTTCATTTGAACTACAAGTGGAGAAggcaatatattttttaattttatttgcatttttaatttaaaaaaaatatatatttataagaatttttttattttccaataGTTACACGTATCCGCATGCacacaaatatatacatattctcataataaacattatacacattttatattcgatataaatatatatattgcaattattttcttacgAATTTTCGCTTGAAGTAGAATCACTTGCAAATGCCatattttgcatatatactGCGACACCTAATAGTGCCAAAACAACCTTAATATATCccttattcatttttggaCTTGATAAgtgaaatattaatatattttttacaaactGAAAATTAACAAGTATAAATGTTATGTAAGTATGTTAAATCGAAGCAATCGATTttcgaaaaaattataaaacttaatatttatttaaataaatataaatcatatttaaaatttatttatttcatcattttcaaattttttaatctaattattttttaaatatcattatacaataaatatataatttagtGATGTGTCTTGCGTTCGATATATCATTAATCAGGTTCCGCCTCTTTAAATGTTaactatttaattattattattattattattgaaatttatataatatattacgATTATATTTAGAATTACATAtgtaaaacatatatattattatatattttatatatgaattaaagttaagcaatttttaaaaaaattatataaataaatttttttttatttaaatcgttacatataaagaaaacaattattgcaactttaataaatattaaatatcaaaaatattatatatttaaaaaaattgttttagttatatataacattttaatatgttaCATCATAGGTGCCcaaactttttatttttacaattcataacttaaaaataaaactgtAATTTATTCGTTTGGGTGTTATATGGGAAATTTACTCATGTATGGAAAAAGCATCTattgttttaatataatacttGACTAAGtttgatataatatacGCAAACAGTTatattaatgaataaatatccATGTTAGAAATAAAGATTGTAATtggtataaaaaatagttgtGTTGCTTCTTAACAATAACTTGATAAAATTTACATTATGAGGAACAACCATTCTGTGATTTTTCATCACTTTTAATAGACATTTTACtaaataacattttttagcAAAATTGGtaagttataaaaattatttattggtAGTAATATTGATACccatgttttttataaattaatgcaaattataaatttccTTTTAATAGTATAgcaaagtatatatataattaaaaaaacaaaaataaataaaataatgaaataaaaaaaaggtgaaaattttatgaaaatgaaataattattataacatacttttttattaatatatgtcttttagatattataaaaaatgctttCATATGTCTTTATTGcgttataaataatagcgTCGATTTTCGAATcttgatttatatttgggtgtatgcattttataattgtatattaaaatatatacagatttatttcattaatattataaaatatggattAATTCACCCATATTATAGAGTATACAAATTCCTCAAAATGAATCTGATTATAACTtcacatataaaatacttATTACTGTTTTATCGGAGaaaacataatttaaattaaaaaatggaacaTACAAATGGGAGGtttttctaaataaaaatattcacaaaatgagcatattatgatatatatagttcAATATAACCCTAAACCAGACAAATTAGatagtaaataaaaaatatatattaaaaatttgtaataaaaataattttgtattattttgaatgCATCATtcgaaataatttatttaaatgccGGTGTCGCTTATCAGTTGGATTGGGGAAAAggaataaatttttatatagttgtattttttctaaaaatataataataacggtttgttatattttcatttaatttttaagtaattaaattaatttatataaataaaaaaaatattatatttttttaattataaaaaacaatttataaAACTATAGTTAATATTTGATAGAATTAACCTTGttcaaatattaaaaagtaccaattatatatgttttttattttattactagtatatatataatagaatATTGCAGTCTTATATTTAAGTTG encodes:
- a CDS encoding fam-a protein; the protein is MNKGYIKVVLALLGVAVYMQNMAFASDSTSSENSSNEESEQLLTADSEEVHPKLSTDPEEYEQRLHPNPEENEHLLCTDPEETKQAENVMAEALVHLQDHAKHTDDYYLYSKVDDRAIIHFKNFNGTDIGKLELTILNPNCYDDIINMIWDPSGAKYFDDSFIKGSIFRIYNKNLGIIEQRHSTGFRWDGHYNALAGKAQLSEDTTAIALVSSNINDHDRKNSKNYINPIVESANSFTPEIDSEEDIKKGKLSKTYINLVGFIIKKEPDCVKITYLISIDANTYFFVLNSIIRNAVYNKILDIVKIRDIFEEE
- a CDS encoding early transcribed membrane protein — its product is MKLTKALYFIAFLLAINVFVPGFNNYVEAKPANGNSLAKKIKNNKAAFLATLITTLALAAAGTTFGVMHLKKKGKGKKLPSDKSKPLFVPRAPPNAEPASKPAPANAPKA
- a CDS encoding fam-c protein, whose product is MNKRIFSLVCIVLYILLGASIHCSEQKESSVRVFFRVTKKTNKSTEKNGIESKCETQLNNNNNNSPKNEDKKIKNRKLIIYYDEKTNLWGYGCCGLWYLFD